A genome region from Anopheles stephensi strain Indian chromosome 2, UCI_ANSTEP_V1.0, whole genome shotgun sequence includes the following:
- the LOC118503876 gene encoding protein phosphatase 1 regulatory subunit 12B-like isoform X3 → MEHADLVAEMAQVEHLSTQDRLHLARMRRAQQLKVAKQKEKEWLKAQRSRDRMGTQTSSYKRHITFEDSVVLLEAAARNDIAEVAKLLQKGVTPDATNMDGLTALHQCCIDDNAEMLNLLLDYGANVNAQDSERWTPLHAAATCGHLNLVKILIARGANLLAVNADGNMPYDICDDEEALDYIEAEMSKRGVTQELIDETRAATETQMLHDLQDIALQGGDLEIPDPQGATPLHIASANGYTRVVEFLLEHHTSTDAVDNDLWTPVHAAACWGHLEVLEMLAQSGADLNAKNKNDETPSDICEDPEIRERIEQLKTEQESKRLAEAQRKRVRRSQSNNTRAQSVRRTSLRDKGLTTKKDAVEEARFRLQAQEGYTTPDGVAAATATATTIATAAATANGDNNNQSSSTASVSSSSVRTNASSQHANSSSASSTTTTSSTTSTSNSTTTNSSSTTTTIISNGNSSSNNNNHPHHHNLQHQNHHNGNGVATHLMMNSVNNNSLPNGGPIMNGGSGGGGGGGLSNNVRHLNSINNNQSSSLQRHQHQRGKNTGSPVSGGGSPTLNQYDRRSPDGKDNDETYLIESKGIGSAGPGTGVGVGGLVSNHNNSNGGMGGGGHHHLHHHGSVNIPAGGGVGGGALSAATVTGGSGGGTTAAVAATTTAAEVYSTSNSENGKINVQVTVLVDPSVAGTLADLKKHRSQNRSSVSPENGSLLSGTAPSLAGSIGNGTGGGNGTTTPNGASSGTPLELSLVSNELQHHHHHHLHHPAHGSPHLSNRHHPYGDGSSMVGTGNGSLHGGGGGSVVATIGESEPGTPGGTLSKFSGNTSDVVSDSTRSRRCCVVM, encoded by the exons GCGCCGAGCACAGCAGTTAAAGGTtgcaaaacagaaggaaaaagaatGGCTCAAAGCGCAGCGGAGTCGGGATCGGATGGGCACACAGACGTCCTCGTACAAACGGCACATCACGTTCGAGGACAGTGTCGTGCTGCTGGAAGCTGCGGCACGGAATGACATAGCAGAG GTGGCCAAACTCCTCCAGAAGGGTGTTACACCGGATGCAACGAACATGGATGGACTGACGGCACTGCATCAGTGCTGCATCGACGACAATGCGGAAATGTTGAACCTGCTCCTCGATTACGGTGCGAACGTGAACGCACAGGACAGTGAACGGTGGACGCCGCTGCATGCCGCCGCCACCTGCGGACATCTGAATCTGGTAAAGATATTGATCGCACGTGGTGCGAACCTGCTGGCGGTCAATGCGGACGGTAACATGCCGTATGACATCTGCGACGATGAGGAGGCGCTCGATTACATCGAGGCGGAAATGTCGAAGCGGGGTGTGACGCAGGAGCTGATCGACGAGACGCGGGCGGCTACCGAAACTCAGATGCTGCACGACCTGCAGGACATTGCGCTGCAGGGTGGCGATTTAGAAATACCGGATCCGCAGGGTGCAACGCCG CTTCACATAGCATCCGCCAACGGGTACACGCGGGTCGTCGAGTTCCTACTGGAGCATCACACATCGACCGATGCTGTCGATAACGATCTCTGGACACCGGTACATGCAGCTGCCTGTTGGGGTCAC CTGGAAGTCCTTGAAATGCTTGCCCAAAGTGGAGCCGATTTGAATGCCAAAAATAAGAACGACGAAACACCTTCCG ATATTTGCGAAGATCCAGAAATACGAGAACGAATAGAGCAGCTGAAGACGGAACAGGAGAGCAAACGGTTAGCTGAGGCGCAACGCAAACGTGTCCGGCGATCGCAGAGCAACAACACGAG GGCACAATCCGTGAGACGAACATCATTGCGCGATAAGGGCCTAACGACTAAGAAGGATGCTGTGGAGGAGGCCCGGTTCCGACTACAAGCGCAAGAG GGCTACACAACCCCGGACGGTGTGGCAGCAGCGACGGCAACCGCGACAACGATCGCAACCGCAGCCGCGACAGCAAACGGTGACAATAACAATCAGTCATCGTCCACCGCCTCGGTTTCATCCTCCTCCGTGCGCACTAACGCATCCTCCCAGCATGCCAACAGCTCCTCCGCatcttccaccaccaccacctcctccaccACAAGCACGTCCAACAGCAcaaccaccaacagcagcagcactaccaccaccatcatcagcaatgGCAACAGCAGTAGCAATAACAATAATCATCCCCATCATCACAACCTCCAGCATCAGAACCATCACAACGGCAACGGTGTTGCCACCCATCTGATGATGAACAGTGTAAATAACAACAGTCTCCCGAACGGTGGACCGATCATGAACGGTGGtagcggtggcggtggcggcggtgggcTGAGCAACAACGTGCGCCACCtgaacagcatcaacaacaaccaaagTAGCAGCCTGCAGCGGCACCAGCATCAGCGGGGCAAGAACACCGGGTCGCCGGTGAGCGGCGGCGGATCGCCGACCCTCAACCAGTACGATCGGCGCTCGCCGGACGGTAAGGATAACGATGAGACGTACCTGATCGAGTCGAAGGGTATCGGGTCGGCCGGTCCCGGCAcgggtgttggtgttggtggtctAGTCAGCAATCATAATAATAGCAATGGTGGTATGGGCGGAGGCggccatcatcatctgcaCCATCACGGTTCGGTTAACATTCCAGCGGGAGGAGGCGTAGGAGGGGGCGCCCTGTCGGCGGCCACTGTGACCGGGGGCAGTGGTGGGGGTACGACGGCCGCCGTtgcagccaccaccaccgccgccgagGTGTACTCCACGTCCAACAGCGAGAACGGCAAGATCAACGTCCAGGTGACGGTCCTAGTCG ATCCCTCTGTCGCAGGCACGCTGGCCGATCTGAAGAAACACCGGTCCCAGAATCGCTCGAGCGTCAGTCCGGAGAATGGGTCCCTGCTCAGCGGTACCGCACCGAGCCTGGCGGGCAGCATCGGCAATGGAACGGGTGGTGGCAACGGTACCACCACCCCGAACGGCGCTAGTTCCGGTACGCCCCTGGAACTGTCGCTCGTCTCGAACGAACtgcagcatcaccatcatcaccatctgcATCATCCGGCGCACGGTTCGCCACATCTCAGCAATCGGCACCACCCGTACGGTGATGGCAGTTCGATGGTCGGCACCGGAAACGGATCGCTGcacggtggcggcggcggttcGGTGGTGGCAACGATCGGGGAAAGTGAACCGGGCACACCGGGCGGTACGCTGTCGAAGTTTAGCGGCAACACCAGTGACGTCGTGAGTGACAGCACACGATCGAGACGATGCTGTGTGGtgatgtaa
- the LOC118503876 gene encoding protein phosphatase 1 regulatory subunit 12B-like isoform X4, with protein sequence MEHADLVAEMAQVEHLSTQDRLHLARMRRAQQLKVAKQKEKEWLKAQRSRDRMGTQTSSYKRHITFEDSVVLLEAAARNDIAEVAKLLQKGVTPDATNMDGLTALHQCCIDDNAEMLNLLLDYGANVNAQDSERWTPLHAAATCGHLNLVKILIARGANLLAVNADGNMPYDICDDEEALDYIEAEMSKRGVTQELIDETRAATETQMLHDLQDIALQGGDLEIPDPQGATPLHIASANGYTRVVEFLLEHHTSTDAVDNDLWTPVHAAACWGHLEVLEMLAQSGADLNAKNKNDETPSDICEDPEIRERIEQLKTEQESKRLAEAQRKRVRRSQSNNTRAQSVRRTSLRDKGLTTKKDAVEEARFRLQAQEGYTTPDGVAAATATATTIATAAATANGDNNNQSSSTASVSSSSVRTNASSQHANSSSASSTTTTSSTTSTSNSTTTNSSSTTTTIISNGNSSSNNNNHPHHHNLQHQNHHNGNGVATHLMMNSVNNNSLPNGGPIMNGGSGGGGGGGLSNNVRHLNSINNNQSSSLQRHQHQRGKNTGSPVSGGGSPTLNQYDRRSPDGKDNDETYLIESKGIGSAGPGTGVGVGGLVSNHNNSNGGMGGGGHHHLHHHGSVNIPAGGGVGGGALSAATVTGGSGGGTTAAVAATTTAAEVYSTSNSENGKINVQVTVLVGTLADLKKHRSQNRSSVSPENGSLLSGTAPSLAGSIGNGTGGGNGTTTPNGASSGTPLELSLVSNELQHHHHHHLHHPAHGSPHLSNRHHPYGDGSSMVGTGNGSLHGGGGGSVVATIGESEPGTPGGTLSKFSGNTSDVVSDSTRSRRCCVVM encoded by the exons GCGCCGAGCACAGCAGTTAAAGGTtgcaaaacagaaggaaaaagaatGGCTCAAAGCGCAGCGGAGTCGGGATCGGATGGGCACACAGACGTCCTCGTACAAACGGCACATCACGTTCGAGGACAGTGTCGTGCTGCTGGAAGCTGCGGCACGGAATGACATAGCAGAG GTGGCCAAACTCCTCCAGAAGGGTGTTACACCGGATGCAACGAACATGGATGGACTGACGGCACTGCATCAGTGCTGCATCGACGACAATGCGGAAATGTTGAACCTGCTCCTCGATTACGGTGCGAACGTGAACGCACAGGACAGTGAACGGTGGACGCCGCTGCATGCCGCCGCCACCTGCGGACATCTGAATCTGGTAAAGATATTGATCGCACGTGGTGCGAACCTGCTGGCGGTCAATGCGGACGGTAACATGCCGTATGACATCTGCGACGATGAGGAGGCGCTCGATTACATCGAGGCGGAAATGTCGAAGCGGGGTGTGACGCAGGAGCTGATCGACGAGACGCGGGCGGCTACCGAAACTCAGATGCTGCACGACCTGCAGGACATTGCGCTGCAGGGTGGCGATTTAGAAATACCGGATCCGCAGGGTGCAACGCCG CTTCACATAGCATCCGCCAACGGGTACACGCGGGTCGTCGAGTTCCTACTGGAGCATCACACATCGACCGATGCTGTCGATAACGATCTCTGGACACCGGTACATGCAGCTGCCTGTTGGGGTCAC CTGGAAGTCCTTGAAATGCTTGCCCAAAGTGGAGCCGATTTGAATGCCAAAAATAAGAACGACGAAACACCTTCCG ATATTTGCGAAGATCCAGAAATACGAGAACGAATAGAGCAGCTGAAGACGGAACAGGAGAGCAAACGGTTAGCTGAGGCGCAACGCAAACGTGTCCGGCGATCGCAGAGCAACAACACGAG GGCACAATCCGTGAGACGAACATCATTGCGCGATAAGGGCCTAACGACTAAGAAGGATGCTGTGGAGGAGGCCCGGTTCCGACTACAAGCGCAAGAG GGCTACACAACCCCGGACGGTGTGGCAGCAGCGACGGCAACCGCGACAACGATCGCAACCGCAGCCGCGACAGCAAACGGTGACAATAACAATCAGTCATCGTCCACCGCCTCGGTTTCATCCTCCTCCGTGCGCACTAACGCATCCTCCCAGCATGCCAACAGCTCCTCCGCatcttccaccaccaccacctcctccaccACAAGCACGTCCAACAGCAcaaccaccaacagcagcagcactaccaccaccatcatcagcaatgGCAACAGCAGTAGCAATAACAATAATCATCCCCATCATCACAACCTCCAGCATCAGAACCATCACAACGGCAACGGTGTTGCCACCCATCTGATGATGAACAGTGTAAATAACAACAGTCTCCCGAACGGTGGACCGATCATGAACGGTGGtagcggtggcggtggcggcggtgggcTGAGCAACAACGTGCGCCACCtgaacagcatcaacaacaaccaaagTAGCAGCCTGCAGCGGCACCAGCATCAGCGGGGCAAGAACACCGGGTCGCCGGTGAGCGGCGGCGGATCGCCGACCCTCAACCAGTACGATCGGCGCTCGCCGGACGGTAAGGATAACGATGAGACGTACCTGATCGAGTCGAAGGGTATCGGGTCGGCCGGTCCCGGCAcgggtgttggtgttggtggtctAGTCAGCAATCATAATAATAGCAATGGTGGTATGGGCGGAGGCggccatcatcatctgcaCCATCACGGTTCGGTTAACATTCCAGCGGGAGGAGGCGTAGGAGGGGGCGCCCTGTCGGCGGCCACTGTGACCGGGGGCAGTGGTGGGGGTACGACGGCCGCCGTtgcagccaccaccaccgccgccgagGTGTACTCCACGTCCAACAGCGAGAACGGCAAGATCAACGTCCAGGTGACGGTCCTAGTCG GCACGCTGGCCGATCTGAAGAAACACCGGTCCCAGAATCGCTCGAGCGTCAGTCCGGAGAATGGGTCCCTGCTCAGCGGTACCGCACCGAGCCTGGCGGGCAGCATCGGCAATGGAACGGGTGGTGGCAACGGTACCACCACCCCGAACGGCGCTAGTTCCGGTACGCCCCTGGAACTGTCGCTCGTCTCGAACGAACtgcagcatcaccatcatcaccatctgcATCATCCGGCGCACGGTTCGCCACATCTCAGCAATCGGCACCACCCGTACGGTGATGGCAGTTCGATGGTCGGCACCGGAAACGGATCGCTGcacggtggcggcggcggttcGGTGGTGGCAACGATCGGGGAAAGTGAACCGGGCACACCGGGCGGTACGCTGTCGAAGTTTAGCGGCAACACCAGTGACGTCGTGAGTGACAGCACACGATCGAGACGATGCTGTGTGGtgatgtaa
- the LOC118503876 gene encoding protein phosphatase 1 regulatory subunit 12B-like isoform X1: MQYRLPEAQNGVSGSTGAGRSRSKHQRGKTCQRYKRRAQQLKVAKQKEKEWLKAQRSRDRMGTQTSSYKRHITFEDSVVLLEAAARNDIAEVAKLLQKGVTPDATNMDGLTALHQCCIDDNAEMLNLLLDYGANVNAQDSERWTPLHAAATCGHLNLVKILIARGANLLAVNADGNMPYDICDDEEALDYIEAEMSKRGVTQELIDETRAATETQMLHDLQDIALQGGDLEIPDPQGATPLHIASANGYTRVVEFLLEHHTSTDAVDNDLWTPVHAAACWGHLEVLEMLAQSGADLNAKNKNDETPSDICEDPEIRERIEQLKTEQESKRLAEAQRKRVRRSQSNNTRAQSVRRTSLRDKGLTTKKDAVEEARFRLQAQEGYTTPDGVAAATATATTIATAAATANGDNNNQSSSTASVSSSSVRTNASSQHANSSSASSTTTTSSTTSTSNSTTTNSSSTTTTIISNGNSSSNNNNHPHHHNLQHQNHHNGNGVATHLMMNSVNNNSLPNGGPIMNGGSGGGGGGGLSNNVRHLNSINNNQSSSLQRHQHQRGKNTGSPVSGGGSPTLNQYDRRSPDGKDNDETYLIESKGIGSAGPGTGVGVGGLVSNHNNSNGGMGGGGHHHLHHHGSVNIPAGGGVGGGALSAATVTGGSGGGTTAAVAATTTAAEVYSTSNSENGKINVQVTVLVDPSVAGTLADLKKHRSQNRSSVSPENGSLLSGTAPSLAGSIGNGTGGGNGTTTPNGASSGTPLELSLVSNELQHHHHHHLHHPAHGSPHLSNRHHPYGDGSSMVGTGNGSLHGGGGGSVVATIGESEPGTPGGTLSKFSGNTSDVVSDSTRSRRCCVVM, encoded by the exons GCGCCGAGCACAGCAGTTAAAGGTtgcaaaacagaaggaaaaagaatGGCTCAAAGCGCAGCGGAGTCGGGATCGGATGGGCACACAGACGTCCTCGTACAAACGGCACATCACGTTCGAGGACAGTGTCGTGCTGCTGGAAGCTGCGGCACGGAATGACATAGCAGAG GTGGCCAAACTCCTCCAGAAGGGTGTTACACCGGATGCAACGAACATGGATGGACTGACGGCACTGCATCAGTGCTGCATCGACGACAATGCGGAAATGTTGAACCTGCTCCTCGATTACGGTGCGAACGTGAACGCACAGGACAGTGAACGGTGGACGCCGCTGCATGCCGCCGCCACCTGCGGACATCTGAATCTGGTAAAGATATTGATCGCACGTGGTGCGAACCTGCTGGCGGTCAATGCGGACGGTAACATGCCGTATGACATCTGCGACGATGAGGAGGCGCTCGATTACATCGAGGCGGAAATGTCGAAGCGGGGTGTGACGCAGGAGCTGATCGACGAGACGCGGGCGGCTACCGAAACTCAGATGCTGCACGACCTGCAGGACATTGCGCTGCAGGGTGGCGATTTAGAAATACCGGATCCGCAGGGTGCAACGCCG CTTCACATAGCATCCGCCAACGGGTACACGCGGGTCGTCGAGTTCCTACTGGAGCATCACACATCGACCGATGCTGTCGATAACGATCTCTGGACACCGGTACATGCAGCTGCCTGTTGGGGTCAC CTGGAAGTCCTTGAAATGCTTGCCCAAAGTGGAGCCGATTTGAATGCCAAAAATAAGAACGACGAAACACCTTCCG ATATTTGCGAAGATCCAGAAATACGAGAACGAATAGAGCAGCTGAAGACGGAACAGGAGAGCAAACGGTTAGCTGAGGCGCAACGCAAACGTGTCCGGCGATCGCAGAGCAACAACACGAG GGCACAATCCGTGAGACGAACATCATTGCGCGATAAGGGCCTAACGACTAAGAAGGATGCTGTGGAGGAGGCCCGGTTCCGACTACAAGCGCAAGAG GGCTACACAACCCCGGACGGTGTGGCAGCAGCGACGGCAACCGCGACAACGATCGCAACCGCAGCCGCGACAGCAAACGGTGACAATAACAATCAGTCATCGTCCACCGCCTCGGTTTCATCCTCCTCCGTGCGCACTAACGCATCCTCCCAGCATGCCAACAGCTCCTCCGCatcttccaccaccaccacctcctccaccACAAGCACGTCCAACAGCAcaaccaccaacagcagcagcactaccaccaccatcatcagcaatgGCAACAGCAGTAGCAATAACAATAATCATCCCCATCATCACAACCTCCAGCATCAGAACCATCACAACGGCAACGGTGTTGCCACCCATCTGATGATGAACAGTGTAAATAACAACAGTCTCCCGAACGGTGGACCGATCATGAACGGTGGtagcggtggcggtggcggcggtgggcTGAGCAACAACGTGCGCCACCtgaacagcatcaacaacaaccaaagTAGCAGCCTGCAGCGGCACCAGCATCAGCGGGGCAAGAACACCGGGTCGCCGGTGAGCGGCGGCGGATCGCCGACCCTCAACCAGTACGATCGGCGCTCGCCGGACGGTAAGGATAACGATGAGACGTACCTGATCGAGTCGAAGGGTATCGGGTCGGCCGGTCCCGGCAcgggtgttggtgttggtggtctAGTCAGCAATCATAATAATAGCAATGGTGGTATGGGCGGAGGCggccatcatcatctgcaCCATCACGGTTCGGTTAACATTCCAGCGGGAGGAGGCGTAGGAGGGGGCGCCCTGTCGGCGGCCACTGTGACCGGGGGCAGTGGTGGGGGTACGACGGCCGCCGTtgcagccaccaccaccgccgccgagGTGTACTCCACGTCCAACAGCGAGAACGGCAAGATCAACGTCCAGGTGACGGTCCTAGTCG ATCCCTCTGTCGCAGGCACGCTGGCCGATCTGAAGAAACACCGGTCCCAGAATCGCTCGAGCGTCAGTCCGGAGAATGGGTCCCTGCTCAGCGGTACCGCACCGAGCCTGGCGGGCAGCATCGGCAATGGAACGGGTGGTGGCAACGGTACCACCACCCCGAACGGCGCTAGTTCCGGTACGCCCCTGGAACTGTCGCTCGTCTCGAACGAACtgcagcatcaccatcatcaccatctgcATCATCCGGCGCACGGTTCGCCACATCTCAGCAATCGGCACCACCCGTACGGTGATGGCAGTTCGATGGTCGGCACCGGAAACGGATCGCTGcacggtggcggcggcggttcGGTGGTGGCAACGATCGGGGAAAGTGAACCGGGCACACCGGGCGGTACGCTGTCGAAGTTTAGCGGCAACACCAGTGACGTCGTGAGTGACAGCACACGATCGAGACGATGCTGTGTGGtgatgtaa
- the LOC118503876 gene encoding protein phosphatase 1 regulatory subunit 12B-like isoform X2, whose product MQYRLPEAQNGVSGSTGAGRSRSKHQRGKTCQRYKRRAQQLKVAKQKEKEWLKAQRSRDRMGTQTSSYKRHITFEDSVVLLEAAARNDIAEVAKLLQKGVTPDATNMDGLTALHQCCIDDNAEMLNLLLDYGANVNAQDSERWTPLHAAATCGHLNLVKILIARGANLLAVNADGNMPYDICDDEEALDYIEAEMSKRGVTQELIDETRAATETQMLHDLQDIALQGGDLEIPDPQGATPLHIASANGYTRVVEFLLEHHTSTDAVDNDLWTPVHAAACWGHLEVLEMLAQSGADLNAKNKNDETPSDICEDPEIRERIEQLKTEQESKRLAEAQRKRVRRSQSNNTRAQSVRRTSLRDKGLTTKKDAVEEARFRLQAQEGYTTPDGVAAATATATTIATAAATANGDNNNQSSSTASVSSSSVRTNASSQHANSSSASSTTTTSSTTSTSNSTTTNSSSTTTTIISNGNSSSNNNNHPHHHNLQHQNHHNGNGVATHLMMNSVNNNSLPNGGPIMNGGSGGGGGGGLSNNVRHLNSINNNQSSSLQRHQHQRGKNTGSPVSGGGSPTLNQYDRRSPDGKDNDETYLIESKGIGSAGPGTGVGVGGLVSNHNNSNGGMGGGGHHHLHHHGSVNIPAGGGVGGGALSAATVTGGSGGGTTAAVAATTTAAEVYSTSNSENGKINVQVTVLVGTLADLKKHRSQNRSSVSPENGSLLSGTAPSLAGSIGNGTGGGNGTTTPNGASSGTPLELSLVSNELQHHHHHHLHHPAHGSPHLSNRHHPYGDGSSMVGTGNGSLHGGGGGSVVATIGESEPGTPGGTLSKFSGNTSDVVSDSTRSRRCCVVM is encoded by the exons GCGCCGAGCACAGCAGTTAAAGGTtgcaaaacagaaggaaaaagaatGGCTCAAAGCGCAGCGGAGTCGGGATCGGATGGGCACACAGACGTCCTCGTACAAACGGCACATCACGTTCGAGGACAGTGTCGTGCTGCTGGAAGCTGCGGCACGGAATGACATAGCAGAG GTGGCCAAACTCCTCCAGAAGGGTGTTACACCGGATGCAACGAACATGGATGGACTGACGGCACTGCATCAGTGCTGCATCGACGACAATGCGGAAATGTTGAACCTGCTCCTCGATTACGGTGCGAACGTGAACGCACAGGACAGTGAACGGTGGACGCCGCTGCATGCCGCCGCCACCTGCGGACATCTGAATCTGGTAAAGATATTGATCGCACGTGGTGCGAACCTGCTGGCGGTCAATGCGGACGGTAACATGCCGTATGACATCTGCGACGATGAGGAGGCGCTCGATTACATCGAGGCGGAAATGTCGAAGCGGGGTGTGACGCAGGAGCTGATCGACGAGACGCGGGCGGCTACCGAAACTCAGATGCTGCACGACCTGCAGGACATTGCGCTGCAGGGTGGCGATTTAGAAATACCGGATCCGCAGGGTGCAACGCCG CTTCACATAGCATCCGCCAACGGGTACACGCGGGTCGTCGAGTTCCTACTGGAGCATCACACATCGACCGATGCTGTCGATAACGATCTCTGGACACCGGTACATGCAGCTGCCTGTTGGGGTCAC CTGGAAGTCCTTGAAATGCTTGCCCAAAGTGGAGCCGATTTGAATGCCAAAAATAAGAACGACGAAACACCTTCCG ATATTTGCGAAGATCCAGAAATACGAGAACGAATAGAGCAGCTGAAGACGGAACAGGAGAGCAAACGGTTAGCTGAGGCGCAACGCAAACGTGTCCGGCGATCGCAGAGCAACAACACGAG GGCACAATCCGTGAGACGAACATCATTGCGCGATAAGGGCCTAACGACTAAGAAGGATGCTGTGGAGGAGGCCCGGTTCCGACTACAAGCGCAAGAG GGCTACACAACCCCGGACGGTGTGGCAGCAGCGACGGCAACCGCGACAACGATCGCAACCGCAGCCGCGACAGCAAACGGTGACAATAACAATCAGTCATCGTCCACCGCCTCGGTTTCATCCTCCTCCGTGCGCACTAACGCATCCTCCCAGCATGCCAACAGCTCCTCCGCatcttccaccaccaccacctcctccaccACAAGCACGTCCAACAGCAcaaccaccaacagcagcagcactaccaccaccatcatcagcaatgGCAACAGCAGTAGCAATAACAATAATCATCCCCATCATCACAACCTCCAGCATCAGAACCATCACAACGGCAACGGTGTTGCCACCCATCTGATGATGAACAGTGTAAATAACAACAGTCTCCCGAACGGTGGACCGATCATGAACGGTGGtagcggtggcggtggcggcggtgggcTGAGCAACAACGTGCGCCACCtgaacagcatcaacaacaaccaaagTAGCAGCCTGCAGCGGCACCAGCATCAGCGGGGCAAGAACACCGGGTCGCCGGTGAGCGGCGGCGGATCGCCGACCCTCAACCAGTACGATCGGCGCTCGCCGGACGGTAAGGATAACGATGAGACGTACCTGATCGAGTCGAAGGGTATCGGGTCGGCCGGTCCCGGCAcgggtgttggtgttggtggtctAGTCAGCAATCATAATAATAGCAATGGTGGTATGGGCGGAGGCggccatcatcatctgcaCCATCACGGTTCGGTTAACATTCCAGCGGGAGGAGGCGTAGGAGGGGGCGCCCTGTCGGCGGCCACTGTGACCGGGGGCAGTGGTGGGGGTACGACGGCCGCCGTtgcagccaccaccaccgccgccgagGTGTACTCCACGTCCAACAGCGAGAACGGCAAGATCAACGTCCAGGTGACGGTCCTAGTCG GCACGCTGGCCGATCTGAAGAAACACCGGTCCCAGAATCGCTCGAGCGTCAGTCCGGAGAATGGGTCCCTGCTCAGCGGTACCGCACCGAGCCTGGCGGGCAGCATCGGCAATGGAACGGGTGGTGGCAACGGTACCACCACCCCGAACGGCGCTAGTTCCGGTACGCCCCTGGAACTGTCGCTCGTCTCGAACGAACtgcagcatcaccatcatcaccatctgcATCATCCGGCGCACGGTTCGCCACATCTCAGCAATCGGCACCACCCGTACGGTGATGGCAGTTCGATGGTCGGCACCGGAAACGGATCGCTGcacggtggcggcggcggttcGGTGGTGGCAACGATCGGGGAAAGTGAACCGGGCACACCGGGCGGTACGCTGTCGAAGTTTAGCGGCAACACCAGTGACGTCGTGAGTGACAGCACACGATCGAGACGATGCTGTGTGGtgatgtaa